One Methylobacterium sp. 77 DNA window includes the following coding sequences:
- the hisB gene encoding imidazoleglycerol-phosphate dehydratase HisB, whose product MRSASISRRTAETDVTVSLGLDGTGKATISTGVGFFDHMLELFARHGLFDVEADVTGDLHVDHHHTVEDTGIALGQAFAKALGDKRGIARYADIHMPMDEALTRVSIDISGRPFLVFRTTFKAEKIGQFDTELVREWFQAFAMNAGITLHVETLYGDNAHHIAESCFKGLARALRKAVAVDPREDGRIPSTKGSL is encoded by the coding sequence ATGCGCTCCGCGAGCATCAGCCGCCGCACGGCGGAGACCGACGTCACCGTGTCCCTCGGCCTCGACGGGACCGGCAAGGCCACGATCTCCACAGGAGTCGGCTTCTTCGATCACATGCTGGAGCTCTTCGCCCGGCACGGTCTGTTCGACGTGGAGGCCGACGTGACCGGCGATCTCCATGTCGATCATCACCACACCGTCGAGGATACCGGCATCGCCCTCGGCCAGGCTTTCGCCAAGGCGCTCGGCGACAAGCGCGGGATCGCCCGCTACGCCGATATCCACATGCCGATGGACGAGGCGCTGACGCGGGTCTCGATCGACATTTCCGGTCGTCCGTTCCTGGTCTTCCGCACCACGTTCAAGGCGGAGAAGATCGGCCAGTTCGACACCGAACTGGTACGTGAGTGGTTTCAGGCCTTCGCGATGAATGCCGGCATTACGTTGCACGTCGAGACGTTGTACGGCGACAACGCACACCATATTGCAGAGAGCTGCTTCAAGGGCTTGGCCCGTGCCTTGCGGAAAGCCGTTGCGGTCGATCCGCGTGAAGACGGACGCATCCCCTCGACGAAGGGTTCGCTGTAG
- a CDS encoding MATE family efflux transporter: MIALDVAAGPSERRQPSRGPWMTELRATLVLAAPLILTNLAQHGLVTADVVLLGRLGAEPLAAGALATSLYFILFICGIGLASVVSPLIAGAVGRGDSADHDVRRIVAAGLWAVTIAIVPVMLALWHTEDMLLAMGQQPKLAEDAGLYMRALQWSMWPALAFMALRASLSALERPGWPLAISLAALPVNVGLAIWLAFEGPGLLGLGMVGVGLATTLAAFLSLAALAAVMMLAPGLRQRRLFLGLWRPNAARLATTFRLGLPMAATGLAEASLFEAAVLGMGLFGTAPLAAHAVTIQIAAICFMVPNGIGQAATVRVGRAFGAEDRTAMRRAGTIAILLGFGFMSACALVQVTLPRALIGLFLDLDAPGNAEVIPYAVTFIGFAALFAMADGVQSVALGALRGMQDTRVPMAIALFGYWVIGIPAGILAAWGLGFGGAGIWMGFCAGLAVVAVMLVRRWRSLSGTAVLRP, encoded by the coding sequence ATGATCGCCCTGGATGTCGCGGCCGGCCCGAGCGAGAGGCGGCAGCCCTCGCGCGGTCCCTGGATGACGGAGTTGCGGGCGACGCTCGTCCTCGCAGCGCCCTTGATCCTGACCAACCTCGCGCAGCACGGGCTCGTCACCGCCGACGTGGTGCTGCTCGGTCGCCTCGGCGCCGAGCCGCTCGCGGCCGGCGCATTGGCCACCAGCCTCTATTTCATCCTGTTCATCTGCGGGATCGGCCTCGCCTCGGTAGTCTCGCCCCTGATCGCCGGCGCCGTCGGCCGCGGCGATTCCGCCGATCACGACGTGCGCCGCATCGTGGCCGCCGGGCTCTGGGCCGTCACCATCGCGATCGTCCCGGTGATGCTGGCGCTCTGGCACACCGAGGACATGCTCCTCGCCATGGGCCAGCAGCCGAAGCTCGCCGAGGATGCGGGGCTCTACATGCGGGCGCTGCAATGGTCGATGTGGCCGGCGCTCGCCTTCATGGCGTTGCGCGCCAGCCTGTCCGCGCTCGAGCGGCCGGGCTGGCCCCTCGCCATCAGCCTCGCCGCCCTGCCGGTGAATGTCGGGCTCGCGATCTGGCTCGCCTTCGAGGGGCCGGGGCTGCTCGGCCTCGGAATGGTCGGCGTCGGGCTCGCCACCACGCTGGCCGCGTTCCTCTCTCTCGCGGCCCTCGCGGCGGTGATGATGCTGGCGCCCGGCCTGCGCCAGCGCCGGCTCTTCCTCGGCCTCTGGCGGCCCAATGCCGCGCGCCTCGCGACCACGTTCCGGCTCGGCCTGCCGATGGCGGCGACGGGTCTGGCCGAGGCGAGCCTGTTCGAGGCCGCCGTGCTCGGCATGGGCCTGTTCGGCACGGCGCCGCTGGCGGCCCATGCCGTGACGATCCAGATCGCGGCGATCTGCTTCATGGTGCCCAACGGCATCGGCCAGGCCGCGACCGTGAGGGTCGGCCGCGCCTTCGGGGCGGAGGATCGCACGGCGATGCGCCGGGCCGGCACCATCGCGATCCTGCTCGGCTTCGGCTTCATGAGCGCCTGCGCGCTGGTTCAGGTGACGCTGCCGCGCGCGCTGATCGGGTTGTTCCTCGACCTCGACGCACCCGGCAATGCCGAGGTCATCCCCTACGCCGTGACGTTCATCGGCTTCGCCGCGCTCTTTGCCATGGCCGATGGCGTCCAGTCGGTGGCGCTCGGCGCGCTGCGGGGCATGCAGGACACACGCGTGCCCATGGCCATCGCTCTGTTCGGCTATTGGGTGATCGGAATTCCGGCGGGCATCCTCGCTGCCTGGGGCCTCGGATTCGGCGGCGCGGGGATCTGGATGGGCTTCTGCGCCGGGTTGGCGGTGGTCGCCGTCATGCTGGTGCGGCGCTGGCGATCCCTCAGCGGGACCGCGGTTTTGCGTCCGTGA
- the hisH gene encoding imidazole glycerol phosphate synthase subunit HisH has protein sequence MSETVAIIDYGSGNLHSAAKAFERAGKEAGLSTTRIVVTSDPDVVASADRVVLPGVGAYADCRQGLDSVAGMVEAMTHAAHGRGRPFLGICVGMQLLASRGLEYETTPGLGWIAGDVGPIRPSDPHLKVPHMGWNTLRPEREHALLDGIPTGETGLHAYFVHSFALAPVNREDVVAESDYGGPVTAFVARDNVAGTQFHPEKSQHLGLALIANFLRWRP, from the coding sequence ATGTCCGAAACCGTTGCGATCATCGATTACGGGTCGGGCAACCTTCATTCGGCGGCCAAGGCTTTCGAGCGCGCCGGCAAGGAAGCCGGCTTGAGCACCACCCGCATCGTCGTCACCAGCGATCCGGACGTGGTCGCGAGCGCCGACCGCGTCGTGCTGCCCGGCGTTGGTGCCTATGCCGATTGCCGCCAGGGCCTCGATTCCGTCGCCGGCATGGTCGAGGCGATGACCCACGCGGCGCATGGGCGAGGCCGTCCCTTCCTCGGCATCTGCGTCGGCATGCAGCTCCTGGCCAGCCGCGGCCTCGAATACGAGACCACGCCCGGTCTCGGCTGGATCGCCGGCGATGTCGGTCCGATCCGGCCATCGGACCCGCACCTCAAAGTCCCGCATATGGGATGGAACACCCTGCGGCCGGAGCGTGAGCATGCCCTTCTCGACGGCATTCCCACCGGCGAGACTGGGCTTCACGCCTATTTCGTGCACAGTTTTGCCCTCGCCCCGGTGAACCGGGAGGATGTCGTCGCCGAGAGCGACTATGGCGGCCCGGTCACGGCCTTCGTGGCTCGGGACAATGTCGCCGGCACCCAGTTCCACCCCGAGAAGAGTCAGCATCTCGGTCTGGCGCTGATCGCGAACTTCCTGCGTTGGCGCCCGTAG
- a CDS encoding S-methyl-5'-thioadenosine phosphorylase — protein MTAAVLGVMGGSGVYDLPGLEDIREEAVESPWGEPSDSLRIGRIGETKVVFLARHGRGHRLSPSGINYRANIDAMKRAGVTDIVSISACGSFRSELHPGLFVLVDQFVDRTHGRESSFFGNGCVAHVPFAHPVGPALQARIVAAAAAEDLPIHRGGTYVCMEGPQFSSFAESRTYKGLGYDVIGMTNMPEAKLAREAEITFATIAMVTDFDCWHPGHADVDVASVVAVARANADKAARLVSRIARDFPAEREECPAGSHRALDGAIMTAPSHRDPALLAKLDAVAGRVLGA, from the coding sequence ATGACCGCAGCAGTGCTCGGCGTGATGGGCGGATCCGGTGTCTACGATCTGCCGGGCCTGGAAGACATCCGCGAAGAGGCGGTCGAATCCCCCTGGGGCGAGCCGTCGGATTCCCTGCGCATCGGCCGGATCGGCGAGACCAAGGTGGTGTTCCTGGCGCGCCACGGACGCGGTCACCGGCTGTCCCCCTCCGGCATCAACTACCGCGCCAATATCGACGCGATGAAGCGGGCCGGCGTCACCGACATCGTCTCGATCTCGGCCTGCGGTTCGTTCAGGAGCGAGCTCCATCCGGGCCTGTTCGTCCTCGTGGACCAGTTCGTCGACCGCACGCACGGCCGGGAATCCTCGTTCTTCGGCAATGGCTGCGTGGCGCATGTGCCGTTCGCCCACCCGGTCGGTCCCGCCCTGCAGGCCCGGATCGTCGCCGCCGCCGCGGCCGAGGATCTGCCGATCCATCGCGGCGGGACCTATGTCTGCATGGAAGGCCCGCAATTCTCGTCCTTTGCCGAGTCGCGCACCTATAAGGGCCTCGGCTATGACGTCATCGGCATGACCAACATGCCGGAGGCCAAGCTCGCCCGCGAGGCGGAAATCACCTTCGCCACCATCGCGATGGTGACGGATTTCGATTGCTGGCACCCCGGCCATGCCGATGTCGACGTGGCTTCCGTCGTCGCCGTCGCGCGCGCGAATGCCGATAAGGCGGCTCGCCTCGTTTCGCGCATCGCCCGCGACTTCCCGGCCGAGCGCGAGGAATGCCCGGCGGGCTCGCATCGCGCCCTCGATGGGGCGATCATGACGGCACCGTCGCACCGCGACCCCGCGCTGCTGGCGAAGCTCGATGCCGTGGCGGGCCGCGTCCTCGGCGCCTGA
- a CDS encoding cytochrome b N-terminal domain-containing protein, with translation MSGHATYVPKSRIAKWFESRLPIVGLVHSSFIAFPVPRNLNYFWTFGAILMAMLVSQIVTGIWLAMHYDPSAGNAFNSVEHIMRDVNYGWLLRYMHANGASMFFVAVYVHIFRALYYGSYKAPREVLYILGVIIYLLMMATAFLGYTLPWGQMSFWGATVITNILAAIPIVGDTIQSLLWGGYSVGNPTINRFFSLHYLLPFMILGVVVLHVWALHVTGQNNPTGIPIKTGKDAVPFTPYATVKDVFAVVVFFVFFAYWIFYQPNYLGHADNYVPANASVTPAHIVPEWYFLPFYAILRAVPDKLGGVILMFSAVIILAFAPWLDTSRVRSANYRPIYRQFFWLFVAVCVVLGWLGAKPPEGGYVLASRICTAYYFAHFLIVMPLVGLFETPKALPGSILESVTGPHPQYGGSGMPAGAAAAPSSKG, from the coding sequence ATGAGCGGTCACGCCACCTACGTCCCCAAGAGTCGGATCGCCAAGTGGTTCGAATCGCGGCTGCCCATCGTCGGGCTGGTCCATTCGTCGTTCATCGCCTTCCCGGTCCCGCGAAACCTGAACTATTTCTGGACCTTCGGCGCCATCCTCATGGCCATGCTGGTGTCGCAGATCGTCACCGGCATCTGGCTGGCGATGCATTACGACCCCTCCGCCGGCAACGCCTTCAACTCCGTCGAGCACATCATGCGCGACGTGAATTACGGCTGGCTGCTGCGCTACATGCACGCCAACGGCGCCTCGATGTTCTTCGTGGCGGTCTACGTGCACATCTTCCGCGCGCTCTATTACGGGTCGTACAAAGCCCCGCGCGAAGTGCTCTATATCCTCGGCGTGATCATCTACCTGCTGATGATGGCCACCGCCTTCCTCGGCTACACCCTGCCGTGGGGCCAGATGAGCTTCTGGGGCGCCACCGTCATCACCAACATCCTCGCCGCGATCCCGATCGTCGGCGACACCATCCAGAGCCTGCTCTGGGGCGGCTATTCCGTCGGCAACCCGACGATCAACCGCTTCTTCTCGCTCCACTACCTGCTGCCCTTCATGATCCTCGGCGTCGTCGTGCTCCACGTCTGGGCCCTTCACGTGACCGGGCAGAACAACCCGACCGGCATCCCGATCAAGACCGGCAAGGACGCGGTGCCGTTCACGCCCTACGCGACGGTCAAGGACGTGTTCGCCGTCGTCGTGTTCTTCGTCTTCTTCGCCTACTGGATCTTCTACCAGCCGAACTACCTCGGCCACGCGGACAACTACGTTCCCGCCAACGCCTCGGTGACACCCGCGCATATCGTGCCGGAATGGTACTTCCTGCCGTTCTACGCGATCCTCCGCGCGGTTCCGGACAAGCTCGGCGGCGTCATCCTGATGTTCAGCGCCGTGATCATCCTCGCCTTCGCGCCCTGGCTCGACACCTCGCGGGTGCGCTCGGCGAATTACCGCCCGATCTACCGCCAGTTCTTCTGGCTGTTCGTGGCCGTGTGCGTCGTGCTCGGCTGGCTCGGCGCCAAGCCGCCGGAGGGCGGCTACGTCCTCGCCTCGCGGATCTGCACCGCCTACTACTTCGCGCATTTCCTCATCGTGATGCCGCTGGTGGGCCTGTTCGAGACACCGAAGGCGTTGCCGGGATCGATCCTGGAGAGCGTGACAGGGCCTCATCCGCAATATGGCGGCTCGGGCATGCCAGCCGGCGCGGCCGCCGCGCCATCGTCGAAGGGTTGA
- a CDS encoding DUF2628 domain-containing protein: protein MRTYTFHLPSDAIAGESHGLDRAILVPDGFSLRAFVFGPVWFLFHRLWLAGLGVLALLAGAAFAGRVLGLSTFAGFLITVLLLLLVGMEASSLRRWTYARRDRPARDAVVAHSIEEAEVKAVNRWLAAPSAIRPGPSAYSAAATRPAESAIGMFPFAEPRRS from the coding sequence ATGCGGACCTACACGTTTCATCTGCCTTCGGACGCCATCGCGGGCGAATCGCACGGACTCGACCGGGCGATCCTGGTCCCGGACGGGTTCTCGCTGCGGGCCTTCGTCTTCGGCCCGGTCTGGTTCCTGTTCCATCGGCTCTGGCTCGCGGGACTCGGCGTGCTCGCCCTGCTCGCGGGCGCGGCTTTTGCCGGGCGCGTCCTCGGCTTGAGCACGTTCGCGGGCTTTCTCATCACCGTGCTCCTCCTCCTTCTGGTGGGAATGGAGGCGTCGAGCCTGCGCCGCTGGACCTATGCGAGGCGTGACAGGCCGGCCCGAGACGCCGTCGTCGCCCATTCCATCGAGGAGGCCGAGGTCAAGGCGGTGAACCGCTGGCTCGCCGCGCCCTCCGCGATCCGTCCCGGTCCGAGCGCCTATTCCGCCGCCGCGACGCGTCCGGCCGAATCCGCCATCGGCATGTTCCCCTTCGCCGAGCCCCGTCGTTCGTGA
- a CDS encoding cytochrome c1 translates to MNTSRIIASTLLATLLGSASVSAEDGHSTPNPPREKWSFAGIFGKFDEAQLQRGFQIYREVCSNCHSMNLVKFRNLAEKGGPGFSAPQVKALAAEYKVKDGPNDSGDMFERPGRPADAFPAPFPNEKAAAAANGGKAPPDFSVLAKARTYERGFPNFVFDAMPFIGYSEQGVDYIHAVLNGYEDAPKGMDVPAGTNYNKYYPGHLIAMAKPLSDGQVSYAKGADGNPVVPETVEQYSHDVAAFMFWAAEPHMEARKALGFRVILFLIILSGLLYYVKKKVWADVGGEAHGLQPELHKTS, encoded by the coding sequence ATGAACACATCGCGCATCATCGCCTCCACTCTGCTCGCGACGCTTCTCGGCTCGGCTTCGGTCAGCGCCGAGGATGGGCACTCGACGCCGAACCCGCCCCGCGAAAAGTGGAGCTTCGCCGGAATCTTCGGCAAGTTCGACGAGGCCCAGCTCCAGCGCGGCTTCCAGATCTATCGCGAGGTCTGCTCGAACTGCCACAGCATGAACCTGGTGAAGTTCCGCAACCTCGCCGAGAAGGGCGGGCCGGGCTTCTCGGCACCTCAGGTCAAGGCCCTGGCCGCCGAGTACAAGGTCAAGGACGGCCCGAACGATTCCGGCGACATGTTCGAGCGGCCCGGTCGCCCGGCCGACGCCTTCCCGGCGCCCTTCCCGAACGAGAAGGCCGCCGCCGCCGCCAATGGCGGCAAGGCTCCGCCCGATTTCTCGGTGCTGGCCAAGGCCCGCACCTATGAGCGCGGCTTCCCGAACTTCGTCTTCGATGCGATGCCCTTCATCGGCTATTCTGAGCAGGGCGTGGACTACATCCACGCGGTGCTCAACGGCTACGAGGACGCCCCGAAGGGAATGGATGTCCCGGCGGGCACCAACTACAACAAGTACTATCCCGGCCACCTCATCGCCATGGCCAAGCCCCTGAGCGACGGTCAGGTGAGCTACGCCAAGGGCGCCGACGGCAACCCCGTCGTGCCCGAGACGGTGGAGCAATATTCCCACGACGTGGCGGCGTTCATGTTCTGGGCGGCCGAGCCGCATATGGAGGCGCGCAAGGCCCTGGGCTTCCGGGTGATCCTGTTCCTCATCATCCTGTCCGGCCTGCTCTACTACGTGAAGAAGAAGGTCTGGGCGGATGTGGGCGGCGAGGCTCACGGCCTGCAGCCGGAGCTTCACAAGACCAGTTGA
- the petA gene encoding ubiquinol-cytochrome c reductase iron-sulfur subunit: protein MANTPPVPGPDGSRRDFLFLATGAGLAVGAGALVWPFVASMAPDAEVIAAGAPLEVDLTPIQDGQIVNVFWRGKLIFVRSRSEKEIKEAEAVKMSELIDPQADSARVKEGHAKWLVVYGNCTHLGCVPIGHQGQYEGWSCPCHGSLYDTSGRVRRGPAPTNLPIPPYAFLTDAKIRIGEEAGKAVA from the coding sequence TTGGCGAACACCCCTCCCGTACCGGGTCCCGACGGATCCCGCCGCGACTTCCTGTTCCTGGCGACCGGGGCGGGCCTCGCCGTCGGTGCCGGCGCGCTGGTCTGGCCCTTCGTGGCCTCGATGGCGCCCGACGCAGAGGTGATCGCGGCCGGTGCCCCTCTCGAGGTGGACCTCACGCCGATCCAGGACGGCCAGATCGTCAACGTGTTCTGGCGCGGCAAGCTGATCTTCGTCCGGAGCCGTTCCGAGAAGGAGATCAAGGAGGCCGAGGCCGTGAAGATGAGCGAGCTCATCGACCCGCAGGCCGATTCCGCCCGCGTCAAGGAGGGCCATGCCAAGTGGCTCGTGGTCTACGGCAACTGCACCCATCTCGGCTGCGTCCCGATCGGTCACCAGGGTCAGTACGAAGGCTGGTCCTGCCCCTGCCACGGTTCGCTCTACGACACGTCCGGCCGCGTTCGCCGCGGGCCGGCGCCGACCAATCTTCCGATCCCCCCCTATGCCTTCCTGACGGACGCCAAGATCCGGATCGGCGAAGAAGCCGGCAAGGCCGTCGCCTGA